The following are encoded together in the Selenihalanaerobacter shriftii genome:
- the nuoE gene encoding NADH-quinone oxidoreductase subunit NuoE: MEKAIKQITENFESERTPLISVLHKVQAKLGYLSEEVLELVAKSLNLPLSKVYGVATFYTLLDTEEKGDNIIRVCESAPCHIKGSTNILEEVKEKLDIKTGEITKDNKFSLELTSCLGVCGVAPAIMINETIYGNLTANKLDSILEKY; this comes from the coding sequence GTGGAGAAAGCTATTAAACAAATTACAGAAAATTTCGAATCTGAACGGACACCTTTAATTTCAGTTTTGCATAAAGTGCAGGCTAAATTAGGGTATTTAAGTGAAGAAGTATTGGAGTTAGTAGCTAAGAGCCTTAATTTACCGTTAAGTAAGGTATATGGAGTAGCAACTTTTTATACTTTATTGGATACGGAAGAAAAAGGTGATAATATAATTAGAGTCTGTGAAAGTGCTCCATGTCATATTAAAGGTTCTACTAATATTTTAGAGGAAGTTAAAGAAAAATTAGACATTAAAACGGGTGAAATAACAAAAGATAATAAGTTTAGTTTAGAATTAACTAGTTGTTTAGGAGTCTGTGGTGTTGCGCCTGCAATTATGATTAATGAGACGATTTATGGGAATTTGACAGCAAATAAATTAGATTCTATATTAGAGAAGTATTAA
- a CDS encoding redox-sensing transcriptional repressor Rex — MKDAMTPATTIERLPIYYRCLQKLDRMDVDVISSKDLGERIGIPSTQVRKDLSYYGEFGRRGVGYEVPVLLKHLRKILGLAQEWEIVLVGAGDLGHALSKYGGFKKLGLNINHVLDVDSDKVGSKLGDVEIQHIDELVDVVKENNVDIGIIAAPGDYAQEIADELVGAGVKAIWNFAPARIKLPPEIELRNEDLSIGLISLAYHLSRK, encoded by the coding sequence GTGAAAGATGCAATGACACCTGCTACAACTATAGAGCGTTTGCCAATCTATTATCGTTGTTTGCAGAAATTAGACAGAATGGATGTAGATGTGATATCATCAAAGGATCTAGGAGAGAGAATAGGTATTCCTTCTACTCAAGTAAGAAAAGATTTATCATATTATGGAGAGTTTGGAAGAAGAGGTGTAGGTTATGAGGTGCCTGTTTTATTAAAGCATCTTAGAAAGATTTTAGGACTTGCTCAAGAATGGGAGATAGTATTAGTAGGGGCTGGTGACTTAGGCCATGCTTTAAGTAAATATGGCGGGTTTAAAAAATTAGGATTAAATATTAACCATGTATTGGATGTTGATTCAGATAAGGTAGGTAGTAAACTTGGTGATGTAGAGATTCAACATATAGATGAATTGGTCGATGTAGTTAAAGAAAATAATGTAGATATAGGGATTATTGCTGCTCCAGGAGATTATGCTCAAGAAATAGCGGATGAATTAGTTGGAGCTGGTGTAAAAGCTATTTGGAATTTCGCTCCTGCAAGAATTAAACTTCCGCCTGAAATAGAATTAAGAAATGAGGATTTATCAATCGGATTAATTAGTTTAGCTTATCATCTTTCTAGAAAATAA
- a CDS encoding anthranilate synthase component II produces the protein MILMIDNYDSFTYNLVQYCGQLGAEMVVHRNDKITIEEIEELSPEKIIISPGPCTPLEAGISNDVIRRFKGEIPILGICLGHQCIGHVFGAEIVRAENLMHGKTSKVYHNEAGIFEEIESPFIATRYHSLIIKKETIPDSFEITAKTKAGEIMGIKHKEYDIVGLQFHPESILTRAGHDLLANFLELPKLDCNVIDYAG, from the coding sequence GTTCAGTATTGTGGACAATTAGGTGCTGAAATGGTGGTTCATCGCAATGATAAAATTACTATTGAAGAGATAGAGGAGTTGTCTCCAGAGAAGATAATTATCTCCCCAGGGCCTTGTACTCCTTTAGAAGCGGGAATATCTAATGATGTGATTAGAAGGTTTAAAGGAGAGATCCCTATTCTTGGTATTTGTTTAGGGCACCAGTGTATTGGACATGTTTTTGGTGCGGAAATTGTTAGAGCTGAAAACTTAATGCATGGTAAGACATCAAAAGTTTATCATAATGAGGCAGGAATTTTTGAAGAGATTGAATCTCCATTTATAGCGACTAGGTATCATTCTTTAATTATTAAAAAAGAAACAATTCCAGATTCTTTTGAAATCACTGCTAAAACTAAGGCAGGAGAGATTATGGGTATAAAACATAAAGAATATGATATTGTAGGTTTGCAGTTTCATCCAGAATCTATTTTAACTAGAGCTGGTCATGATTTGCTGGCCAATTTTTTAGAATTACCAAAGCTAGATTGTAATGTGATCGATTATGCAGGTTAA
- the ilvE gene encoding branched-chain-amino-acid transaminase, whose protein sequence is MQVNINKEIIPLEEARISPLDRGYLYGDGIFETMRSYGSKVFKLNEHLDRLYSSAQAILMEIPWRQEELAIEIKRTLEANDLSESDAYIRISLSRGEAGIGINPADAKEPTLMIITKPLSPPDPKLYEKGWEVVTVPTRRSQIETVNPRIKSCNFLNSILAKAEAKMVGADDGIMLNQKGFVTEGTVSNLFLVKDGILKTPPKSAGILAGITRKLVIELGLELELKVKEENLTRHDFYTADEAFATVTSVEIIPIVKMDNRLIGDGKPGPITREIFDNFPRPR, encoded by the coding sequence ATGCAGGTTAATATTAATAAAGAAATAATTCCACTAGAGGAGGCTAGAATTTCTCCTCTGGATCGTGGATATCTATATGGAGATGGGATTTTTGAGACTATGCGTTCTTATGGTTCCAAAGTATTTAAACTGAATGAGCATTTAGATAGATTATATTCATCTGCTCAAGCAATTCTAATGGAGATACCGTGGAGACAGGAAGAATTGGCTATAGAAATTAAAAGAACATTAGAGGCTAATGATTTAAGTGAAAGTGATGCTTATATTAGAATTAGCCTGTCTCGAGGTGAGGCTGGAATAGGAATTAATCCTGCTGATGCTAAGGAGCCAACGTTAATGATAATTACTAAGCCATTATCGCCACCTGATCCTAAACTTTATGAAAAAGGTTGGGAGGTAGTTACGGTTCCTACTCGTAGAAGCCAAATAGAAACAGTTAATCCGCGGATTAAATCTTGTAATTTTCTTAATAGTATTTTAGCTAAAGCAGAGGCTAAAATGGTTGGGGCAGATGATGGGATTATGTTAAATCAAAAAGGCTTTGTTACTGAAGGAACAGTTAGTAATCTTTTTTTGGTTAAAGATGGTATTTTAAAGACTCCACCTAAATCTGCTGGAATATTAGCTGGAATAACTAGAAAATTAGTAATTGAATTAGGCTTAGAATTGGAGTTGAAAGTTAAAGAAGAGAATCTAACTAGACATGATTTCTATACTGCAGATGAAGCATTTGCTACGGTGACTTCTGTAGAGATAATACCGATTGTCAAGATGGATAATAGGCTAATTGGAGACGGCAAACCAGGACCAATAACTAGGGAAATTTTTGATAATTTTCCTAGACCTAGATAG
- the lgt gene encoding prolipoprotein diacylglyceryl transferase, whose product MLKPDYIDPVAFEIGPLSVHWYGIIMASAIFLGLIIALKESKRRNLNPDTFLDLIIIAIPISIVGARTYYVIFQWDYYSQNIQDIIAVWEGGLAIHGALIGATLTAIIFTKIKGIKFWKIVDIAAPSLILGQAIGRWGNFINQEAYGYKTDLPWGMYINGAYRHPTFLYESIWDLSVFIFLMWLKKRDNIKNGEVFLTYIMTYSLGRFFIERLRTDSLMLGSLRVAQVISILLIIGAGSLIYWRRNKA is encoded by the coding sequence ATGCTTAAACCTGATTACATAGATCCAGTAGCTTTTGAAATCGGCCCTCTATCTGTACATTGGTACGGAATAATTATGGCTTCCGCTATATTTTTAGGGTTGATCATAGCACTAAAAGAAAGTAAAAGGAGAAATCTAAATCCTGATACTTTCTTAGATCTTATCATCATTGCTATACCAATATCAATTGTTGGTGCTAGAACTTATTATGTTATTTTCCAATGGGATTACTATAGTCAAAATATACAAGATATAATAGCAGTATGGGAGGGTGGTTTAGCTATTCATGGTGCTTTAATTGGAGCTACTCTAACTGCTATCATCTTTACTAAAATAAAAGGAATCAAATTCTGGAAAATTGTAGATATAGCTGCTCCCAGTTTAATTCTAGGTCAAGCAATCGGTCGTTGGGGTAATTTTATTAACCAAGAAGCATATGGATATAAGACTGATTTACCTTGGGGTATGTATATCAATGGTGCTTATCGTCACCCTACCTTTCTATATGAATCAATTTGGGACTTATCAGTCTTTATATTCTTAATGTGGTTAAAAAAGAGAGATAATATTAAAAATGGTGAAGTTTTTTTAACATATATTATGACTTACTCTCTTGGAAGGTTCTTTATTGAAAGATTAAGAACAGATAGCTTAATGCTAGGATCACTACGTGTTGCGCAAGTGATTAGTATATTATTAATTATCGGTGCTGGTTCATTGATCTATTGGCGGCGAAATAAAGCTTAA
- a CDS encoding (2Fe-2S) ferredoxin domain-containing protein yields the protein MKSLKELNKIKEEVKEKQEKIKENDIKITIAMGTCGIAAGAREVSEAILDELETRDLDNVTVAYTGCIGLCHHEPLVKVAAPDQPVVLYGNLNPEAGRKIIAQHIVNNRIVDKLAINKE from the coding sequence ATGAAATCTTTAAAGGAATTAAATAAGATTAAAGAAGAAGTTAAAGAAAAGCAAGAGAAGATTAAAGAAAATGATATTAAGATTACTATTGCTATGGGTACATGCGGTATTGCTGCTGGAGCTAGAGAGGTATCAGAGGCTATTTTAGATGAATTAGAGACGAGAGATTTAGATAATGTAACAGTTGCTTATACAGGTTGTATTGGACTTTGTCACCATGAACCTTTAGTTAAAGTAGCAGCTCCAGATCAACCTGTCGTATTATATGGAAATCTAAATCCAGAAGCAGGACGCAAGATTATTGCCCAGCATATAGTTAATAATCGTATTGTTGATAAATTGGCTATTAATAAAGAATGA